The following coding sequences are from one Saccopteryx bilineata isolate mSacBil1 chromosome 3, mSacBil1_pri_phased_curated, whole genome shotgun sequence window:
- the SRRM1 gene encoding serine/arginine repetitive matrix protein 1 isoform X4, translating into MDAGFFRGTSAEQDNRFSNKQKKLLKQLKFAECLEKKVDMSKVNLEVIKPWITKRVTEILGFEDDVVIEFIFNQLEVKNPDSKMMQINLTGFLNGKNAREFMGELWPLLLSAQENIAGIPSAFLELKKEEIKQRQIEQEKLASMKKQDEDKDKRDKEEKESSREKRERSRSPRRRKSRSPSPRRRSSPVRRERKRSHSRSPRHRTKSRSPSPAPEKKEKTPELPEPSAKVKEPSVQEATSTSDILKVPKLEPVPEPKEPSPEKNSKKEKEKEKTRPRSRSRSKSRSRTHSRSPSHTRPRRRHRSRSRSYSPRRRPSPRRRPSPRRRTPPRRMPPPPRHRRSRSPVRRRRRSSASLSGSSSSSSSSHSRSPPKKPPKRTSSPPRKTRRLSPSASPPRRRHRPSPPATPPPKTRHSPTPQQSNRTRKSRISVSPGRTSGKVTKHKGTEKRESPSPAPKPRKVELSESEEDKGGKMAAADSVQQRRQYRRQNQQSSSDSGSSSSSEDERPKRSHVKNGEVGRRRRHSPSRSASPSPRKRQKEPSPRGRRRRSPSPPPARRRRSPSPAPPPRRRRSPTPPPRRRTPSPPPRRRSPSPRRYSPPIQRRYSPSPPPKRRTASPPPPPKRRASPSPPPKRRVSHSPPPKQRSSPPTKRRSPSLSSKHRKGSSPSRSTREARSPQPNKRHSPSPRPRAPQTSSSPPPVRRGPSPSPQRRQSPSPSTRPIRRVSRTPEPKKIKKAASPSPQSVRRVSSSRSVSRSPEPATKKPPAPPSPVQSQSPSTNWSPAVQVRKAKSPTPSPSPARNSDQEGGGKKKKKKKDKKHKKDKKHKKHKKHKKEKAVAAAAAAAGTPAAVAAPATTTSAQEEPEAEPEPRKETESEAEDNLDDLEKHLREKALRSMRKAQVSPQS; encoded by the exons ATGGACGCGGGATTCTTCCGC GGAACAAGTGCAGAACAGGATAATCGGTTCAGTAACAAACAGAAGAAGCTACTGAAGCAGCTGAAATTTGCAGAATGCCTAGAAAAAAAG GTGGATATGAGCAAAGTAAATTTGGAAGTTATAAAGCCTTGGATAACAAAACGGGTAACAGAAATCCTTGGGTTTGAAGATGATGTTGTGATTGAGTTTATATTCAACCAGCTGGAAGTGAAG AATCCAGACTCCAAAATGATGCAAATCAACCTGACTGGGTTTTTGAATGGAAAAAATGCTAGAGAATTTATGGGAGAACTGTGGCCCCTGCTCCTAAGTGCACAAGAAAACATCGCCGGAATTCCCTCTGCTTTCCTAGaactgaagaaagaagaaataaaacagagacaG ATTGAGCAAGAAAAGTTGGCATCTATGAAAAAACAAGATGAAGACAAAGATAAGAGggataaggaagaaaaagaaagcagcagagaaaaaagagagaggtcacGAAGCCCTCGAAG ACGCAAATCCAGATCTCCTTCCCCTAGAAGACGATCTTCCCCtgtcaggagagagagaaagcgcaGTCATTCTCGATCTCCCCGTCACAGAACCAAGAGCCGGAGTCCTTCCCCTGctccagaaaagaaggaaaaaactccAGAGCTCCCAGAACCATCAGCAAAAGTAAAAGAACCTTCAGTACAAGAGGCCACTTCTACTAG TGACATCCTGAAAGTTCCCAAGCTTGAACCTGTACCGGAACCTAAAGAACCTTCTCCagagaaaaattctaaaaaagaaaaggaaaaggagaagaccaGACCACGATCCCGGTCACGTTCCAAATCCAGATCCCGGACACATTCTCGCTCCCCTTCTCATACTCGACCTCGACGGCGCCATAGATCCAGATCAAG ATCATACTCACCTAGAAGGCGGCCAAGCCCAAGAAGGCGGCCATCTCCTCGCAGAAGAACTCCACCAAGACGAATGCCTCCTCCACCCCGGCACAGAAGGAGCAGATCTCCAGTGAGGcg AAGAAGGCGTTCATCAGCATCCTTGTCTGGGAGTAGTTCATCCTCTTCTTCGTCTCATTCCCGGTCACCACCAAAGAAGCCTCCTAAGAGGACATCCAGCCCCCCTCGAAAAACGCGGAGGTTGTCTCCTTCAGCAAGTCCTCCAAGGCGACGGCATAGGCCATCGCCCCCAGCAACTCCTCCACCAAAAACTCGTCATTCCCCAACACCCCAGCAGTCAAACCGAACAAGGAAAAGCCGTATTTCTGTTTCTCCAGGGAGAACTTCAGGTAAag TGACAAAACATAAAGGTACAGAAAAAAGAGAGTCCCCTTCACCAGCACCCAAGCCTAGAAAAGTAGAGTTATCTGAATCAG AAGAAGATAAAGGTGGCAAAATGGCTGCAGCAGATTCTGTGCAGCAGAGACGTCAGTATAGACGACAGAACCAGCAGTCTTCGTCTG attctggctcctcctcttcctcagaagATGAGCGACCCAAGAGGTCCCATGTGAAGAACGGTGAGGTAGGCAGGCGGCGGAGACATTCCCCTTCCCGGAGTGCCTCTCCATCACCTCGAAAGCGCCAGAAAGAGCCTTCCCCTCG TGGTAGACGGAGGAGAAGTCCCTCCCCCCCACCGGCCAGACGGCGACGTTCTCCCTCTCCTGCTCCACCTCCTCGACGACGTAGGTCTCCCACACCACCACCACGACGAAG gactccttctcctcccccacgtCGGCGATCACCTTCCCCAAGAAGATACTCTCCTCCAATACAGAGAAGATATTCTCCCTCCCCGCCTCCAAAGAGAAGAacagcttctcccccaccccctcctaaaCGAAGGGCATCACCCTCTCCACCACCAAAGCGTCGGGTCTCCCATTCTCCACCTCCCAAACAAAGAAGCTCCCCACCCACCAAGAGACGTTCACCTTCACTATCATCAAAGCATAGGAAAGGGTCTTCTCCAAGCCGGTCTACCCGGGAGGCCCGGTCACCACAACCAAACAAACGGCATTCGCCCTCACCACGGCCTCGAGCTCCTCAGACCTCCTCAAGTCCTCCGCCCGTTCGAAGAGGACCATCACCATCACCCCAAAGAAGGCAGTCCCCATCTCCAAGTACTAGACCCATTAGGAGAGTCTCCAGGACTCCGGAgcccaaaaagataaaaaa agCTGCCTCACCAAGCCCTCAGTCTGTAAGGAGAGTCTCATCCTCCCGATCTGTCTCAAGGTCTCCTGAGCCAGCAACTAAAAAACCCCCTGCACCTCCCTCTCCTGTCCAGTCTCAGTCGCCCTCTACCAACTGGTCACCAGCGGTACAGGTCAGAAAAGCTAAAAGCCCAACACCAAGCCCATCACCGGCGAGG AATTCGGACCAAGAAGGtggtggaaagaaaaagaagaaaaagaaggacaagaaacacaaaaaagataaaaagcacaagaaacacaaaaaacacaagaaagaaaaggctgTGGCTGCAGCTGCTGCAGCCGCTGGAACCCCTGCAGCTGTTGCTGCTCCTGCTACCACCACATCAGCACAGGAAGAGCCAGAGGCGGAGCCAGAGCCTCGGAAG GAGACTGAGAGTGAAGCTGAGGATAACCTTGACGACCTAGAAAAGCACCTGCGGGAAAAGGCCCTGCGATCCATGAGGAAGGCTCAAGTGTCTCCACAGTCTTAG
- the SRRM1 gene encoding serine/arginine repetitive matrix protein 1 isoform X1, which produces MDAGFFRGTSAEQDNRFSNKQKKLLKQLKFAECLEKKVDMSKVNLEVIKPWITKRVTEILGFEDDVVIEFIFNQLEVKNPDSKMMQINLTGFLNGKNAREFMGELWPLLLSAQENIAGIPSAFLELKKEEIKQRQIEQEKLASMKKQDEDKDKRDKEEKESSREKRERSRSPRRRKSRSPSPRRRSSPVRRERKRSHSRSPRHRTKSRSPSPAPEKKEKTPELPEPSAKVKEPSVQEATSTSDILKVPKLEPVPEPKEPSPEKNSKKEKEKEKTRPRSRSRSKSRSRTHSRSPSHTRPRRRHRSRSRSYSPRRRPSPRRRPSPRRRTPPRRMPPPPRHRRSRSPVRRRRRSSASLSGSSSSSSSSHSRSPPKKPPKRTSSPPRKTRRLSPSASPPRRRHRPSPPATPPPKTRHSPTPQQSNRTRKSRISVSPGRTSGKVTKHKGTEKRESPSPAPKPRKVELSESEEDKGGKMAAADSVQQRRQYRRQNQQSSSDSGSSSSSEDERPKRSHVKNGEVGRRRRHSPSRSASPSPRKRQKEPSPRMQMGKRWQSPMTKSGRRRRSPSPPPARRRRSPSPAPPPRRRRSPTPPPRRRTPSPPPRRRSPSPRRYSPPIQRRYSPSPPPKRRTASPPPPPKRRASPSPPPKRRVSHSPPPKQRSSPPTKRRSPSLSSKHRKGSSPSRSTREARSPQPNKRHSPSPRPRAPQTSSSPPPVRRGPSPSPQRRQSPSPSTRPIRRVSRTPEPKKIKKAASPSPQSVRRVSSSRSVSRSPEPATKKPPAPPSPVQSQSPSTNWSPAVQVRKAKSPTPSPSPARNSDQEGGGKKKKKKKDKKHKKDKKHKKHKKHKKEKAVAAAAAAAGTPAAVAAPATTTSAQEEPEAEPEPRKETESEAEDNLDDLEKHLREKALRSMRKAQVSPQS; this is translated from the exons ATGGACGCGGGATTCTTCCGC GGAACAAGTGCAGAACAGGATAATCGGTTCAGTAACAAACAGAAGAAGCTACTGAAGCAGCTGAAATTTGCAGAATGCCTAGAAAAAAAG GTGGATATGAGCAAAGTAAATTTGGAAGTTATAAAGCCTTGGATAACAAAACGGGTAACAGAAATCCTTGGGTTTGAAGATGATGTTGTGATTGAGTTTATATTCAACCAGCTGGAAGTGAAG AATCCAGACTCCAAAATGATGCAAATCAACCTGACTGGGTTTTTGAATGGAAAAAATGCTAGAGAATTTATGGGAGAACTGTGGCCCCTGCTCCTAAGTGCACAAGAAAACATCGCCGGAATTCCCTCTGCTTTCCTAGaactgaagaaagaagaaataaaacagagacaG ATTGAGCAAGAAAAGTTGGCATCTATGAAAAAACAAGATGAAGACAAAGATAAGAGggataaggaagaaaaagaaagcagcagagaaaaaagagagaggtcacGAAGCCCTCGAAG ACGCAAATCCAGATCTCCTTCCCCTAGAAGACGATCTTCCCCtgtcaggagagagagaaagcgcaGTCATTCTCGATCTCCCCGTCACAGAACCAAGAGCCGGAGTCCTTCCCCTGctccagaaaagaaggaaaaaactccAGAGCTCCCAGAACCATCAGCAAAAGTAAAAGAACCTTCAGTACAAGAGGCCACTTCTACTAG TGACATCCTGAAAGTTCCCAAGCTTGAACCTGTACCGGAACCTAAAGAACCTTCTCCagagaaaaattctaaaaaagaaaaggaaaaggagaagaccaGACCACGATCCCGGTCACGTTCCAAATCCAGATCCCGGACACATTCTCGCTCCCCTTCTCATACTCGACCTCGACGGCGCCATAGATCCAGATCAAG ATCATACTCACCTAGAAGGCGGCCAAGCCCAAGAAGGCGGCCATCTCCTCGCAGAAGAACTCCACCAAGACGAATGCCTCCTCCACCCCGGCACAGAAGGAGCAGATCTCCAGTGAGGcg AAGAAGGCGTTCATCAGCATCCTTGTCTGGGAGTAGTTCATCCTCTTCTTCGTCTCATTCCCGGTCACCACCAAAGAAGCCTCCTAAGAGGACATCCAGCCCCCCTCGAAAAACGCGGAGGTTGTCTCCTTCAGCAAGTCCTCCAAGGCGACGGCATAGGCCATCGCCCCCAGCAACTCCTCCACCAAAAACTCGTCATTCCCCAACACCCCAGCAGTCAAACCGAACAAGGAAAAGCCGTATTTCTGTTTCTCCAGGGAGAACTTCAGGTAAag TGACAAAACATAAAGGTACAGAAAAAAGAGAGTCCCCTTCACCAGCACCCAAGCCTAGAAAAGTAGAGTTATCTGAATCAG AAGAAGATAAAGGTGGCAAAATGGCTGCAGCAGATTCTGTGCAGCAGAGACGTCAGTATAGACGACAGAACCAGCAGTCTTCGTCTG attctggctcctcctcttcctcagaagATGAGCGACCCAAGAGGTCCCATGTGAAGAACGGTGAGGTAGGCAGGCGGCGGAGACATTCCCCTTCCCGGAGTGCCTCTCCATCACCTCGAAAGCGCCAGAAAGAGCCTTCCCCTCG GATGCAGATGGGAAAACGATGGCAATCGCCAATGACTAAAAG TGGTAGACGGAGGAGAAGTCCCTCCCCCCCACCGGCCAGACGGCGACGTTCTCCCTCTCCTGCTCCACCTCCTCGACGACGTAGGTCTCCCACACCACCACCACGACGAAG gactccttctcctcccccacgtCGGCGATCACCTTCCCCAAGAAGATACTCTCCTCCAATACAGAGAAGATATTCTCCCTCCCCGCCTCCAAAGAGAAGAacagcttctcccccaccccctcctaaaCGAAGGGCATCACCCTCTCCACCACCAAAGCGTCGGGTCTCCCATTCTCCACCTCCCAAACAAAGAAGCTCCCCACCCACCAAGAGACGTTCACCTTCACTATCATCAAAGCATAGGAAAGGGTCTTCTCCAAGCCGGTCTACCCGGGAGGCCCGGTCACCACAACCAAACAAACGGCATTCGCCCTCACCACGGCCTCGAGCTCCTCAGACCTCCTCAAGTCCTCCGCCCGTTCGAAGAGGACCATCACCATCACCCCAAAGAAGGCAGTCCCCATCTCCAAGTACTAGACCCATTAGGAGAGTCTCCAGGACTCCGGAgcccaaaaagataaaaaa agCTGCCTCACCAAGCCCTCAGTCTGTAAGGAGAGTCTCATCCTCCCGATCTGTCTCAAGGTCTCCTGAGCCAGCAACTAAAAAACCCCCTGCACCTCCCTCTCCTGTCCAGTCTCAGTCGCCCTCTACCAACTGGTCACCAGCGGTACAGGTCAGAAAAGCTAAAAGCCCAACACCAAGCCCATCACCGGCGAGG AATTCGGACCAAGAAGGtggtggaaagaaaaagaagaaaaagaaggacaagaaacacaaaaaagataaaaagcacaagaaacacaaaaaacacaagaaagaaaaggctgTGGCTGCAGCTGCTGCAGCCGCTGGAACCCCTGCAGCTGTTGCTGCTCCTGCTACCACCACATCAGCACAGGAAGAGCCAGAGGCGGAGCCAGAGCCTCGGAAG GAGACTGAGAGTGAAGCTGAGGATAACCTTGACGACCTAGAAAAGCACCTGCGGGAAAAGGCCCTGCGATCCATGAGGAAGGCTCAAGTGTCTCCACAGTCTTAG
- the SRRM1 gene encoding serine/arginine repetitive matrix protein 1 isoform X6, producing the protein MDAGFFRGTSAEQDNRFSNKQKKLLKQLKFAECLEKKVDMSKVNLEVIKPWITKRVTEILGFEDDVVIEFIFNQLEVKNPDSKMMQINLTGFLNGKNAREFMGELWPLLLSAQENIAGIPSAFLELKKEEIKQRQIEQEKLASMKKQDEDKDKRDKEEKESSREKRERSRSPRRTKSRSPSPAPEKKEKTPELPEPSAKVKEPSVQEATSTSDILKVPKLEPVPEPKEPSPEKNSKKEKEKEKTRPRSRSRSKSRSRTHSRSPSHTRPRRRHRSRSRSYSPRRRPSPRRRPSPRRRTPPRRMPPPPRHRRSRSPVRRRRRSSASLSGSSSSSSSSHSRSPPKKPPKRTSSPPRKTRRLSPSASPPRRRHRPSPPATPPPKTRHSPTPQQSNRTRKSRISVSPGRTSGKVTKHKGTEKRESPSPAPKPRKVELSESEEDKGGKMAAADSVQQRRQYRRQNQQSSSDSGSSSSSEDERPKRSHVKNGEVGRRRRHSPSRSASPSPRKRQKEPSPRMQMGKRWQSPMTKSGRRRRSPSPPPARRRRSPSPAPPPRRRRSPTPPPRRRTPSPPPRRRSPSPRRYSPPIQRRYSPSPPPKRRTASPPPPPKRRASPSPPPKRRVSHSPPPKQRSSPPTKRRSPSLSSKHRKGSSPSRSTREARSPQPNKRHSPSPRPRAPQTSSSPPPVRRGPSPSPQRRQSPSPSTRPIRRVSRTPEPKKIKKAASPSPQSVRRVSSSRSVSRSPEPATKKPPAPPSPVQSQSPSTNWSPAVQVRKAKSPTPSPSPARNSDQEGGGKKKKKKKDKKHKKDKKHKKHKKHKKEKAVAAAAAAAGTPAAVAAPATTTSAQEEPEAEPEPRKETESEAEDNLDDLEKHLREKALRSMRKAQVSPQS; encoded by the exons ATGGACGCGGGATTCTTCCGC GGAACAAGTGCAGAACAGGATAATCGGTTCAGTAACAAACAGAAGAAGCTACTGAAGCAGCTGAAATTTGCAGAATGCCTAGAAAAAAAG GTGGATATGAGCAAAGTAAATTTGGAAGTTATAAAGCCTTGGATAACAAAACGGGTAACAGAAATCCTTGGGTTTGAAGATGATGTTGTGATTGAGTTTATATTCAACCAGCTGGAAGTGAAG AATCCAGACTCCAAAATGATGCAAATCAACCTGACTGGGTTTTTGAATGGAAAAAATGCTAGAGAATTTATGGGAGAACTGTGGCCCCTGCTCCTAAGTGCACAAGAAAACATCGCCGGAATTCCCTCTGCTTTCCTAGaactgaagaaagaagaaataaaacagagacaG ATTGAGCAAGAAAAGTTGGCATCTATGAAAAAACAAGATGAAGACAAAGATAAGAGggataaggaagaaaaagaaagcagcagagaaaaaagagagaggtcacGAAGCCCTCGAAG AACCAAGAGCCGGAGTCCTTCCCCTGctccagaaaagaaggaaaaaactccAGAGCTCCCAGAACCATCAGCAAAAGTAAAAGAACCTTCAGTACAAGAGGCCACTTCTACTAG TGACATCCTGAAAGTTCCCAAGCTTGAACCTGTACCGGAACCTAAAGAACCTTCTCCagagaaaaattctaaaaaagaaaaggaaaaggagaagaccaGACCACGATCCCGGTCACGTTCCAAATCCAGATCCCGGACACATTCTCGCTCCCCTTCTCATACTCGACCTCGACGGCGCCATAGATCCAGATCAAG ATCATACTCACCTAGAAGGCGGCCAAGCCCAAGAAGGCGGCCATCTCCTCGCAGAAGAACTCCACCAAGACGAATGCCTCCTCCACCCCGGCACAGAAGGAGCAGATCTCCAGTGAGGcg AAGAAGGCGTTCATCAGCATCCTTGTCTGGGAGTAGTTCATCCTCTTCTTCGTCTCATTCCCGGTCACCACCAAAGAAGCCTCCTAAGAGGACATCCAGCCCCCCTCGAAAAACGCGGAGGTTGTCTCCTTCAGCAAGTCCTCCAAGGCGACGGCATAGGCCATCGCCCCCAGCAACTCCTCCACCAAAAACTCGTCATTCCCCAACACCCCAGCAGTCAAACCGAACAAGGAAAAGCCGTATTTCTGTTTCTCCAGGGAGAACTTCAGGTAAag TGACAAAACATAAAGGTACAGAAAAAAGAGAGTCCCCTTCACCAGCACCCAAGCCTAGAAAAGTAGAGTTATCTGAATCAG AAGAAGATAAAGGTGGCAAAATGGCTGCAGCAGATTCTGTGCAGCAGAGACGTCAGTATAGACGACAGAACCAGCAGTCTTCGTCTG attctggctcctcctcttcctcagaagATGAGCGACCCAAGAGGTCCCATGTGAAGAACGGTGAGGTAGGCAGGCGGCGGAGACATTCCCCTTCCCGGAGTGCCTCTCCATCACCTCGAAAGCGCCAGAAAGAGCCTTCCCCTCG GATGCAGATGGGAAAACGATGGCAATCGCCAATGACTAAAAG TGGTAGACGGAGGAGAAGTCCCTCCCCCCCACCGGCCAGACGGCGACGTTCTCCCTCTCCTGCTCCACCTCCTCGACGACGTAGGTCTCCCACACCACCACCACGACGAAG gactccttctcctcccccacgtCGGCGATCACCTTCCCCAAGAAGATACTCTCCTCCAATACAGAGAAGATATTCTCCCTCCCCGCCTCCAAAGAGAAGAacagcttctcccccaccccctcctaaaCGAAGGGCATCACCCTCTCCACCACCAAAGCGTCGGGTCTCCCATTCTCCACCTCCCAAACAAAGAAGCTCCCCACCCACCAAGAGACGTTCACCTTCACTATCATCAAAGCATAGGAAAGGGTCTTCTCCAAGCCGGTCTACCCGGGAGGCCCGGTCACCACAACCAAACAAACGGCATTCGCCCTCACCACGGCCTCGAGCTCCTCAGACCTCCTCAAGTCCTCCGCCCGTTCGAAGAGGACCATCACCATCACCCCAAAGAAGGCAGTCCCCATCTCCAAGTACTAGACCCATTAGGAGAGTCTCCAGGACTCCGGAgcccaaaaagataaaaaa agCTGCCTCACCAAGCCCTCAGTCTGTAAGGAGAGTCTCATCCTCCCGATCTGTCTCAAGGTCTCCTGAGCCAGCAACTAAAAAACCCCCTGCACCTCCCTCTCCTGTCCAGTCTCAGTCGCCCTCTACCAACTGGTCACCAGCGGTACAGGTCAGAAAAGCTAAAAGCCCAACACCAAGCCCATCACCGGCGAGG AATTCGGACCAAGAAGGtggtggaaagaaaaagaagaaaaagaaggacaagaaacacaaaaaagataaaaagcacaagaaacacaaaaaacacaagaaagaaaaggctgTGGCTGCAGCTGCTGCAGCCGCTGGAACCCCTGCAGCTGTTGCTGCTCCTGCTACCACCACATCAGCACAGGAAGAGCCAGAGGCGGAGCCAGAGCCTCGGAAG GAGACTGAGAGTGAAGCTGAGGATAACCTTGACGACCTAGAAAAGCACCTGCGGGAAAAGGCCCTGCGATCCATGAGGAAGGCTCAAGTGTCTCCACAGTCTTAG